From Streptomyces qinzhouensis, one genomic window encodes:
- the groL gene encoding chaperonin GroEL (60 kDa chaperone family; promotes refolding of misfolded polypeptides especially under stressful conditions; forms two stacked rings of heptamers to form a barrel-shaped 14mer; ends can be capped by GroES; misfolded proteins enter the barrel where they are refolded when GroES binds): MAKIIAFDEEARRGLERGMNQLADAVKVTLGPKGRNVVLEKKWGAPTITNDGVSIAKEIELEDPYEKIGAELVKEVAKKTDDVAGDGTTTATVLAQALVREGLRNVAAGANPMSLKRGIEKAVEAVSGALLEQAKDVETKEQIASTASISAGDTQIGELIAEAMDKVGKEGVITVEESQTFGLELELTEGMRFDKGYISAYFATDMERMESVLDDPYILVVNSKISSVKDLLPLLEKVMQSGKALLIIAEDVEAEALSTLIVNKIRGTFKSVAVKAPGFGDRRKAMLNDIAILTGGTVISEEVGLKLENAGLDLLGRARKVVITKDETTIVDGSGDSDQVAGRVNQIRAEIENSDSDYDREKLQERLAKLAGGVAVIKAGAATEVELKERKHRIEDAVRNAKAAVEEGIVAGGGVALLQASSVFEKLELEGDEATGANAVKLALEAPLKQIAVNAGLEGGVVVEKVRNLTPGHGLNAATGEYVDMIAEGILDPAKVTRSALQNAASIAALFLTTEAVIADKPEKAAAAAPGGMPGGDMDF; encoded by the coding sequence ATGGCAAAGATCATCGCGTTCGACGAGGAGGCACGGCGCGGTCTCGAGCGCGGGATGAACCAGCTCGCCGACGCCGTCAAGGTCACCCTTGGCCCCAAGGGCCGTAACGTCGTCCTCGAGAAGAAGTGGGGCGCCCCCACGATCACCAACGATGGTGTTTCCATCGCCAAGGAGATCGAGCTCGAGGACCCGTACGAGAAGATCGGCGCCGAGCTGGTCAAGGAAGTCGCCAAGAAGACGGACGACGTCGCCGGTGACGGTACGACCACGGCCACCGTTCTCGCCCAGGCGCTGGTCCGCGAGGGCCTGCGCAACGTGGCCGCCGGTGCCAACCCGATGAGCCTGAAGCGCGGTATCGAGAAGGCCGTCGAGGCCGTCTCCGGTGCCCTCCTCGAGCAGGCGAAGGATGTGGAGACCAAGGAGCAGATCGCCTCCACCGCCTCCATCTCCGCCGGCGACACCCAGATCGGCGAGCTGATCGCCGAGGCCATGGACAAGGTCGGCAAGGAAGGCGTCATCACCGTCGAGGAGTCCCAGACCTTCGGTCTGGAGCTGGAGCTCACCGAGGGTATGCGCTTCGACAAGGGATACATCTCGGCGTACTTCGCCACCGACATGGAGCGTATGGAGTCCGTCCTCGACGACCCGTACATCCTCGTCGTCAACTCCAAGATCTCCTCGGTCAAGGACCTCCTGCCGCTGCTGGAGAAGGTCATGCAGTCCGGCAAGGCGCTGCTGATCATCGCCGAGGACGTCGAGGCCGAGGCCCTGTCCACGCTGATCGTCAACAAGATCCGCGGCACCTTCAAGTCCGTCGCCGTCAAGGCTCCGGGCTTCGGCGACCGCCGCAAGGCGATGCTGAACGACATCGCCATCCTCACCGGCGGCACGGTCATCTCCGAGGAGGTCGGCCTCAAGCTGGAGAACGCGGGCCTCGACCTGCTGGGCCGCGCCCGCAAGGTGGTCATCACCAAGGACGAGACCACGATCGTCGACGGCTCCGGTGACAGCGACCAGGTCGCCGGGCGGGTCAACCAGATCCGTGCCGAGATCGAGAACTCCGACTCGGACTACGACCGCGAGAAGCTCCAGGAGCGTCTGGCGAAGCTGGCCGGCGGCGTGGCCGTCATCAAGGCCGGTGCCGCGACCGAGGTCGAGCTCAAGGAGCGCAAGCACCGCATCGAGGACGCCGTTCGCAACGCGAAGGCGGCCGTCGAGGAGGGCATCGTCGCCGGTGGTGGCGTGGCCCTGCTGCAGGCCTCCTCGGTCTTCGAGAAGCTGGAGCTCGAAGGTGACGAGGCGACCGGCGCCAACGCCGTGAAGCTCGCGCTGGAGGCCCCGCTGAAGCAGATCGCGGTCAACGCCGGCCTCGAGGGCGGTGTCGTGGTCGAGAAGGTGCGCAACCTGACCCCGGGTCACGGTCTGAACGCCGCGACCGGCGAGTACGTCGACATGATCGCCGAGGGCATTCTCGACCCGGCGAAGGTCACGCGCTCCGCGCTGCAGAACGCCGCGTCGATCGCCGCGCTGTTCCTGACCACCGAGGCCGTCATCGCCGACAAGCCGGAGAAGGCCGCTGCGGCCGCTCCGGGCGGTATGCCGGGCGGTGACATGGACTTCTGA
- a CDS encoding carboxypeptidase-like regulatory domain-containing protein yields MRADLITRRPMALSLVASAAALSLAVGAAPALAAQSAAGPGIGTAVTDPQQRGSFTVGAWTDTPGATITKVSATVRDGGTILATLPELTETAPGSGRYKVPADATLKLTEDGGSVPQLGRYTIDVTIDESTGAQSTRQNAGTLDFTMRLQTTGLSSSQPTWETRGTALKGTLVGVQPGSGDQVPLSGRTVDLSLLDYAWDTTADPAGTVTTGDDGTFSTVVPVAEYNRVVQLRHTMRENGVNDTLSALSHFNSPVSRQVAVTATADKKRILPGEKLTLTGRVTHQGAPVAGLKLTAHATGRSTSVTTDADGNFTAVLTPASAVVDYPTWSVRADGFYESGSTDGRLEVPREVTVRPKITLGSNGVIAVQGTIRTTYNTGIHASGDLPVRLEFSADKRTWKTLATQQVYVNSSEWGAFRFSSRGGNGYYRLTTPTDGSFLGTAGAPTALSRIATKLTTADATPEPVKKGKTLTVTGTLTERNGSGWRALSKQWVAVSFLPKGSTKWSIRGWAQTDAKGKASLKVAAAADGYWRYTYTGDARHYDTSSGTDFVDVR; encoded by the coding sequence ATGCGCGCTGATCTGATCACGCGCCGGCCCATGGCGCTCTCCCTCGTCGCCTCCGCCGCCGCGCTCTCCCTGGCGGTCGGCGCGGCCCCGGCCCTGGCCGCCCAGTCGGCCGCCGGCCCCGGTATCGGCACCGCCGTCACGGACCCGCAGCAGCGCGGCTCCTTCACCGTCGGCGCCTGGACGGACACCCCCGGCGCCACCATCACCAAGGTGTCGGCGACCGTCCGGGACGGCGGCACCATCCTCGCCACGCTCCCCGAACTGACCGAGACCGCCCCCGGCTCCGGCCGCTACAAGGTCCCGGCCGACGCGACGCTGAAGCTCACCGAGGACGGCGGCTCCGTCCCGCAGCTCGGCCGCTACACCATCGATGTCACCATCGACGAGAGCACCGGCGCCCAGTCGACCCGGCAGAACGCGGGCACTCTCGACTTCACCATGCGGCTCCAGACCACCGGGCTGAGCAGCTCCCAGCCCACCTGGGAGACCCGTGGCACCGCGCTGAAGGGCACCCTCGTCGGTGTCCAGCCCGGCTCCGGCGACCAGGTCCCCCTCTCCGGCCGGACCGTCGACCTGTCCCTGCTGGACTACGCGTGGGACACCACCGCGGACCCCGCGGGCACCGTCACCACCGGCGACGACGGCACCTTCAGCACCGTCGTCCCGGTCGCCGAGTACAACCGGGTGGTGCAGCTCCGGCACACCATGCGGGAGAACGGCGTCAACGACACCCTCTCCGCCCTGAGCCACTTCAACTCCCCGGTCTCGCGCCAGGTCGCCGTCACCGCCACCGCGGACAAGAAGCGGATCCTGCCCGGGGAGAAGCTCACCCTCACCGGCCGGGTGACCCACCAGGGCGCACCGGTGGCCGGACTCAAGCTGACGGCGCACGCCACCGGCCGCAGCACGTCGGTCACCACGGACGCGGACGGCAACTTCACCGCCGTACTGACCCCGGCGTCCGCCGTCGTCGACTACCCGACCTGGTCCGTCCGGGCGGACGGGTTCTACGAGTCCGGCTCGACCGACGGAAGGCTGGAGGTGCCTCGGGAGGTCACCGTCCGCCCGAAGATCACCCTCGGCAGCAACGGTGTCATCGCGGTGCAGGGCACCATCCGCACCACGTACAACACCGGGATCCACGCCTCCGGAGACCTGCCGGTGCGGCTGGAGTTCTCGGCCGACAAGCGCACCTGGAAGACGCTCGCCACCCAACAGGTCTATGTGAACTCGTCCGAGTGGGGCGCGTTCCGCTTCAGCAGCCGCGGCGGCAACGGCTACTACCGGCTGACCACGCCCACCGACGGCTCGTTCCTCGGCACGGCCGGCGCCCCGACGGCGCTGTCCCGCATCGCGACCAAGCTCACCACCGCCGACGCCACGCCCGAGCCGGTGAAGAAGGGCAAGACCCTCACCGTCACCGGCACGCTGACCGAGAGGAACGGCAGCGGCTGGCGGGCGCTGTCGAAGCAGTGGGTGGCGGTGTCCTTCCTCCCGAAGGGCAGCACCAAGTGGTCCATCCGCGGCTGGGCCCAGACGGACGCCAAGGGCAAGGCCTCGCTGAAGGTCGCCGCCGCGGCCGACGGCTACTGGCGCTACACCTACACCGGTGACGCCCGGCACTACGACACATCGAGCGGCACGGACTTCGTCGACGTCCGCTGA
- a CDS encoding alpha/beta fold hydrolase, with protein MAPLLVVSVLATLAPALATAPAAAASTTAPDATAPGAAPGAPAANTTAPGTTTAGAAPDSTAARQLVWRDCPTEGAPELRCATLKVPLDYRNPGGRKIDIEISRLRAADPGQRRGILAFNPGGPGGPGLDLPGRIRPLLPAGVVNAYDLIGFDPRGVGKSTPLRCGLAPEEIAVERPYNKATFARDTALSRSFAEKCRAKYGDGLKHFNTRNTARDMDAIRAALGERKLNYFGISYGTYLGAVYTQLFPERSGRIVLDSGVDPARVWQEDFRLWATEAEKAFDRWAEWAAARNERYGLGATPKAVSRTFWKIVAQADRKPIKLGDRLYDGATIRAGMRPAFFTGSLASEWAVHLKEAAAGKPVPALPVYDFDENFVVSMWAVTCGDENWPRDPKAYARQAARDKARYPLYGDYVSHITPCAFWDDIAEPTTAVDNKVGALILHNEWDSQTPLPDGIGLREAMKGARLALVEGGEGHGVYPARASSCAIALADTYLVTGKLPARDVRCATDPVPAGQQKQRAEVPFLTPGAR; from the coding sequence ATGGCCCCGCTGCTGGTGGTGAGTGTGCTGGCGACGCTCGCCCCCGCACTCGCCACGGCCCCGGCCGCCGCGGCCTCGACCACGGCACCGGACGCCACGGCACCGGGCGCGGCACCGGGCGCCCCGGCGGCGAACACCACGGCACCGGGCACCACGACGGCGGGCGCGGCACCGGACAGCACGGCGGCGCGGCAGCTCGTATGGCGGGACTGTCCGACCGAGGGAGCGCCCGAACTGCGGTGCGCGACGCTGAAGGTGCCGCTGGACTACCGGAATCCCGGCGGCAGGAAAATCGATATAGAGATCTCGCGATTGCGGGCCGCCGATCCGGGGCAGCGGCGTGGAATTCTGGCCTTCAATCCCGGCGGCCCCGGCGGCCCGGGACTCGACCTGCCCGGGCGGATCCGGCCGCTGCTTCCGGCGGGTGTCGTGAACGCTTATGACCTGATCGGGTTCGACCCGCGCGGAGTCGGGAAGAGCACCCCATTGCGGTGCGGGCTGGCCCCCGAGGAGATCGCGGTCGAACGCCCTTACAACAAGGCGACGTTCGCCCGGGACACCGCGCTGTCCCGGTCCTTCGCGGAGAAGTGCCGGGCGAAGTACGGGGACGGTCTCAAGCATTTCAATACCCGGAACACCGCCCGCGACATGGACGCGATCCGGGCCGCGCTCGGCGAGCGGAAGCTGAACTACTTCGGCATCTCGTACGGCACCTATCTCGGCGCCGTCTACACCCAGTTGTTCCCGGAGCGGTCCGGCCGGATCGTGCTCGACAGCGGGGTCGACCCCGCCCGGGTCTGGCAGGAGGACTTCCGGCTCTGGGCGACGGAGGCGGAGAAGGCTTTCGACCGCTGGGCGGAGTGGGCGGCCGCACGGAACGAGCGGTACGGCCTCGGCGCCACCCCGAAGGCGGTCTCCAGGACCTTCTGGAAGATCGTCGCCCAGGCCGACCGCAAACCCATCAAGCTCGGCGACCGGCTGTACGACGGCGCCACGATCCGGGCCGGGATGCGGCCCGCGTTCTTCACCGGATCCCTGGCCAGTGAATGGGCGGTCCATCTCAAGGAGGCGGCGGCCGGAAAGCCCGTCCCCGCCCTGCCCGTCTACGACTTCGACGAGAACTTCGTCGTCAGCATGTGGGCCGTGACCTGCGGTGACGAGAACTGGCCACGGGATCCGAAGGCATACGCCCGCCAGGCCGCCCGCGACAAGGCCCGCTATCCGCTCTACGGGGACTACGTCTCCCACATCACCCCGTGCGCCTTCTGGGACGACATCGCCGAACCGACGACCGCGGTCGACAACAAGGTCGGCGCGCTGATCCTGCACAACGAGTGGGACTCGCAGACCCCGCTGCCCGACGGTATCGGGCTGCGCGAGGCCATGAAGGGCGCCAGGCTCGCGCTCGTCGAGGGCGGTGAGGGGCACGGCGTCTATCCGGCGCGGGCCAGTTCCTGTGCCATCGCGCTGGCCGACACCTATCTGGTGACCGGGAAGCTGCCCGCCCGGGATGTGCGCTGTGCGACGGACCCGGTGCCGGCCGGACAGCAGAAGCAGCGGGCCGAGGTGCCGTTCCTGACGCCGGGGGCCCGTTGA
- a CDS encoding alpha/beta hydrolase → MQSARRFAPVAAVSALATLAPLIAVAAPAAPVVSSVSSVSAVSSVQTQRPTWQRCSPDQPAAYQCTTLKVPLDYRAPGGKKIDVAVSRIKAADPRQRRGVLLFNPGGPGGSGLGDPLDWGGRLPQSVLDRYDLIGFDPRGVGKSTPVECGTAPDERMVLRPYRSKTFASDVAWAKRIAEKCRAKYGADLKHFTTRNTARDMDAIRAALGEQKINYIGVSYGTYLGAVYTQLFPRRSDRIILDSAVDPKLVWRGMLQSWAKDSGFAFWRFLEWAAKNNDQYGFGTSPQKIAEDFFRLVRQADRKPVKVGEKFYDGAAIREFMRPMFYRRTMGADMLGLVRDAAAGKPVPDFPAWVPGDNDVSMFNTVACGDTDAWPRDPQRYAGEAAMDSVWFPLYGDHASNITPCAFWDRPAEPVTKVDNRVPSLILQAEWDSQTPLSTAQGMHRALKGSRMVTVDEGETHGVYRYGISSCADTVGTDYLVTGKLPAKDVTCAANPPAAASAKESAENAKGTERGAPVNPNRF, encoded by the coding sequence GTGCAGTCAGCACGACGCTTCGCACCCGTTGCCGCGGTCAGCGCACTGGCGACCCTGGCGCCCCTGATCGCCGTCGCCGCCCCGGCCGCCCCGGTCGTCTCGTCCGTCTCGTCCGTCTCGGCCGTCTCGTCCGTACAGACGCAGCGGCCGACGTGGCAGCGGTGCAGCCCCGATCAGCCCGCCGCGTACCAATGCACCACCCTGAAGGTGCCGCTGGACTACCGCGCGCCCGGCGGCAAGAAGATCGACGTCGCCGTCTCCCGCATCAAGGCGGCCGACCCGCGGCAGCGGCGCGGGGTGCTCCTCTTCAACCCCGGCGGCCCCGGCGGCTCCGGCCTCGGCGATCCGCTGGACTGGGGCGGGCGGCTGCCCCAGTCGGTGCTCGACCGCTATGACCTGATCGGCTTCGATCCGCGCGGGGTGGGGAAGAGCACCCCCGTCGAGTGCGGCACCGCGCCCGATGAGCGGATGGTGCTGCGCCCGTACCGGTCGAAGACCTTCGCTTCGGACGTGGCCTGGGCGAAGAGGATCGCGGAGAAGTGCCGGGCCAAGTACGGCGCCGACCTCAAGCACTTCACCACCCGGAACACCGCCCGTGACATGGACGCGATCCGGGCCGCGCTCGGCGAGCAGAAGATCAACTACATCGGGGTGTCGTACGGCACCTATCTGGGCGCGGTCTACACCCAGCTGTTCCCGCGGCGCTCCGACCGGATCATCCTGGACAGCGCCGTCGACCCGAAGCTGGTGTGGCGCGGCATGCTCCAGTCCTGGGCGAAGGATTCGGGTTTCGCCTTCTGGCGTTTCCTGGAGTGGGCGGCGAAGAACAACGACCAGTACGGCTTCGGCACCTCCCCGCAGAAGATCGCGGAGGACTTCTTCCGGCTCGTCCGCCAGGCCGACCGGAAGCCCGTCAAGGTCGGTGAGAAGTTCTACGACGGGGCCGCGATACGCGAATTCATGCGCCCGATGTTCTACCGCCGGACGATGGGGGCCGACATGCTCGGCCTGGTCCGGGACGCCGCGGCGGGCAAACCGGTACCGGACTTCCCGGCCTGGGTCCCCGGCGACAACGACGTGTCGATGTTCAACACGGTCGCCTGCGGTGACACCGACGCCTGGCCGCGCGACCCGCAGAGGTACGCCGGGGAGGCCGCCATGGACTCCGTCTGGTTCCCGCTGTACGGGGATCACGCCTCCAACATCACCCCGTGCGCCTTCTGGGACCGGCCCGCCGAGCCGGTGACGAAGGTGGACAACCGGGTCCCGTCGCTGATCCTCCAGGCGGAGTGGGACTCGCAGACCCCGCTGTCCACCGCGCAGGGCATGCACCGGGCGCTGAAGGGCTCCCGGATGGTCACGGTGGACGAGGGCGAGACCCATGGTGTCTACCGGTACGGGATCAGCTCCTGCGCGGACACTGTCGGGACCGACTATCTGGTGACCGGGAAGCTGCCGGCGAAGGACGTGACCTGCGCGGCGAACCCGCCGGCCGCGGCGTCGGCGAAGGAGAGCGCGGAGAACGCGAAGGGGACGGAGCGCGGGGCGCCCGTGAACCCGAACCGGTTCTGA
- a CDS encoding RidA family protein, producing the protein MTDKTETAPTAPIDRINPEGLHSTPGYHHITVVEAGRTAYLSGQCPLDTSGEVVGKGDLDAQIDQVAANALTALNAVGAGPEHVVRSVIYVVSSDEEVLAKAWFRLNDSVIAPAFSTASTLLGVAQLGYPGQLIEVDLTAALPN; encoded by the coding sequence ATGACGGACAAGACCGAAACCGCACCCACCGCACCCATCGACCGCATCAACCCCGAAGGGCTCCACTCCACCCCCGGCTACCACCACATCACCGTGGTCGAGGCGGGCCGTACCGCCTATCTCTCCGGGCAGTGCCCCCTCGACACCTCCGGCGAGGTCGTCGGCAAGGGCGATCTCGACGCCCAGATCGACCAGGTCGCGGCCAATGCCCTGACCGCCCTGAACGCCGTGGGCGCGGGCCCCGAGCATGTCGTCCGCTCCGTGATCTATGTGGTCAGCTCCGATGAGGAAGTGCTGGCCAAGGCCTGGTTCCGGCTGAACGACTCCGTCATCGCGCCCGCTTTCTCCACCGCCAGCACCCTGCTCGGGGTGGCCCAGCTCGGCTATCCCGGCCAGTTGATCGAAGTCGACCTGACGGCCGCACTCCCCAACTGA